TCACGAGATTAAAAagttgaataaatatttaagaaattataaATTGATTAAGAAAGCTTACAATGAGAGGTATGCCGTCTCGAATTCGTATTTGTTTCCTTGCTTTCCTAATTCGTGCAACAATAGCCATAGTCTCTGCAGCTAAAACCTTCGCAACAATAGAATAGGACgtcaatataaaaattattcttattatttttatGCCATTCAGTCGTATCTTTAAATTAATGTAACTTATTTTGTATTGAGCTTTATTGGAAACGAATCTTGTTAATTCATTTTGTGAATGAATTTTTCATTAGATTTGTTCAAAAAAGTGTACTATCATTATTATTGTAGGAGaggaataaaattgtaaatgttCTTGTGCAAATGAACGATCAGTGAAGTATAAGAAAGTATACTGAACGAGCGAAGAACTAACTTGAATGTCTCTAGCTGGATGCTTTAACATTTGAATCAACGGTGTTACAATACCAAGATCGATTAGGTGCCGTCGCATTTCTGTAGATGACACGATCTGGAGTAAAACCGACAGGGAGCCATTCTGGCATTTTAAATCTCTCGTTTCGAGTAGATTCACCAGAATCTCCAGACCTCCCATCTCTCGAATCGCCTTTTGTATGATCTGTTATCGTAGAAAATTAAAGGTGCATTTTATTTGTCCTGTTTTATTAACTCTAattatgaagtatatcgttggaaaatttgaatttctaattgtttttaattaatacattaAGAATTTCTATGAGAAAGTCCTCCCCCTGTTTCTTTCTCCATTATTTCATTCtggattatttaataaaaataataataaaaaattacattatttaatataaaataaatgaaataaatttaatataaatgtaatcGATAGTCAAAGTAGATTCTTAGTTTTCTAGTAGTTTGCATCTccggcattacgatatacaattaattttcattctaaattttaaattctTCGACGTGTGAATTCATCGAATCTTCGCTTGGAAATTTTGTGCttaataattacaattataattatatggAATAAAAACTAAGGGAATTACCCTATTGGTCAGATCATAATCTTTTAAAAGACAGACAGCCACCATAGTTGCGGTTTGATTACCCGCTTTCATGTATCTGATAAGCttctgtatgtgccaaaactCTGATGGCACTTCCGGAGCTTCATCCTGCACGTATCTTACTTCATCGTCACTTTCTGATTCAGGTTCGTCATCTGTACTTTCTTCCTCCTGTTTTTCGCTGATGTAACGGACTCGAGGACCGAATGGCTGTCCAGTGACTGCTGATATTAGTGGCTTCGATGGTTCTTCCGGTTCGATTACTTCCAGCATATCCGGCTCGAttctttattcgaaaaaaaagaaaaagaaaaattgagaaaATCAAAATGAAATGTCATAATTGTAGATCGTTGAAATAAAATCATAGGTCTCTTTAATTAAACGATTAAACGCATAATGCAATTATTTAATTACGAAATATCGTGATATTATGGATACTTACATATGTTAAATACTAAGGCTGTGagagaaaaaatattaaaaaacaaataaCTCTGTGAAATGACGGCTCTGGAACAAAAGGTATTAAAAAATAAGTAGAAGCATGAGTGTTGcaaacgttatataaaatttgttttagCACTTTGATACGTtacaaaatgaaaatgaaatatttatgagaTGATTGAGATTATAAGACGTATCGTTTTTTATGTACTCGGAaacttatttcatttttcaattattaGTTTATCAGGTTTGATAATAAATAAGTAATCAATCGTCATTTACCTCCAAGTATTTTTATAGACACGTTAATATAGTACAATACTATATAGTTAAACACTATAATTTATGTTTGAAGTACAGTGATTCTAAACTTACGTTGGTGGCGGTTCGATGGATATTTTTTTCACATCTTTTTTCCGTTTCGGTGGCATAATCTTCTATTTCTGACTACAAGGAACGATTAAAACGTTGAATACCTTGTTTCGTGTAGATAGGATAAAGTACCCTCTTTGTTTTGGGCACTTGGATTAAGAAATTTGTTAAGCTCTTTGCGCACGCAGCTATCGATCAAACAATTCATTACTATACACAGCCCATGTAGGCATCTGTTCTGCGAATGATAtaagattaattttatttaatttccctTCTTATGATACTTATTTACACGTCTAAATacttatgtgtatatatattgtaaATGTGCTTTAGTTAGCAACTTCTTCCAGAATCTCTATCAAAagatgtattttctttttaaatatctaCGACGggcatttttaatttcatttagttAAATTACATACTTAGTATTACAATACAAAAAATTGATCACTCGCTGGATCGATCAAATCGTTGTTTACTGACCTGAATAAATCGATTAATCGGACACATTTTTGTTGTATCCTCTTTTATATACGTACATACTACGAGGGACAAACAAAGGGAAAATAAAATCGGAAAATTTAAAGCTATGTACATTTCTACAGCGCGTATACAGAAATGGGCGATATATTAAAGTATAAACTCACATGACAGATATATGACGTTGAAATTATTCAGTGTAAAATATTCTGAACGTAGCAGTACTTTGCCATACGATAtttatttttcgtttaaatGACAGTTTCGTTTCGATTCTTCGCGTTCAGTCGATAACGTTCCAGGTTAATCGTGTCAATTGAGATTTACAAATGACAGAGTGAACATAAAAGCATTGATTGTCCGTCATTCTAAATTCTAAGTTAAAATTCTACAAAATTCCGGTCCATGTGTTCACTAATATCGAAACAAATATTTTCAGAAGACATATATTCAAACACAATAATGTATAATCATAGTTGATGCTAAAAGGACCAAATATCTGACCAAATATCGTTTTACACAACTAATTAGATCGATGTAGAAGCATACGATGCACGTGACGTAAGCGTAAGGTAagcgtaataaataaaattaagggTGTTTTACTGTTTGATCTTTGGGAAACTgaattttgttgtattttttaaaCTCTTATAGCTTCAAAATGAAAACCCTGGAGAATGTGGCAAGTAGCGGCTAAGATTTACATTTTTGAATTATTagcttttttatttcattctattTACTGTTGCAGCCAAACTCATCGTAACTAAGAATCTTCGGATTCTTTTATCTCGCAATgtgtatcgtatcgtatcgtgtATGTAAGTCGTAAGTCATTTTTCCAAGAGAGCGCGTTCTACGGTATATAATACTGCCAATTTGTCTATTTCTTTTTAGCAAAATTTACAATGTTACTGAAACATAGATAAATACAGTTTTTGCAAAATGTAAAATGCTAATTAAAAGGATTGTATGGATCATTAGTAAAAAAAAGAATCTAATAATACGAGTCACTTTAAATGTTACAGAATGAAGAACTTTATGGAAAAAGGTTGAAGTACGGAAAATCTAAAAGCGGTTTGTAAAATTGCTAAGAAAATCAAATGTTCCGTATACACATATATGCTACTCCATTTTCAGTGGTGTTGCTTTTAATATCCTTGTCAATATGGCTTTGTATATGCCGCTGGGGATTTCGGTATAATTTGAAAGACCGTGAAGTAATTAATTACTTATATAAGATTATAATGCTGTTAAAGTATCTTTAATTATCGTAATTGTGTTTTatactttttaaattaaatgGATGGACACAGATTAATAACACTTATATAAACAACTTACACGTACAGATTTTATCCTGTTTAATTTTATACTTCATCGTCATTACTATGTTGAACATGCTCTTTTTGGGTCATATGCGATTTTATTGCGAACGTCCACGAGGAGTTAAGAATTAAGAACCCCATACTGTAACTGGTAAAagcaataatatttataaatatatattattcatgCTCTTTTTAGTTGATTTTTATTGAAAggataaaaaatgaagaaattgattaatattttaatatacgtAAGAGAATATATTACACATTAAAGTTTTTACGAAAtgtattattactttatagcCACAGCATCGATTATCACAGTACTTTTATTATCTTAAATCGTTAATCGatcaagaaatattttctttatattgttATGAAAATCAAggaatattttaattgaaagtaattcatctaataatgtaaataaatagAGCATTCAAATGAACCGCGCTTAGGAACTGAATACGTCGATGTATCGAAACGGTATACTTACATAGGTTATGTTCACAATAGGTGATTGTAtgcttataattattttaaatcttTCTGAATAACTATACGTGTTTAATCAAAATTCAAGGTATTGTATCAAATGATCTACTTGATTAATactgaaattaatttaaatgataAACACAAACAAtacttttaacatttttaatacATTACTAACCTATAAGTGTAGTGTTATTTAAATTCAACATAATTATtgagataaaatatatattattaaagaaattataTTGGAATAAGTTAATGTCATATGTTTATTACTTACTTTTGTTTTATAATATCCATTTTATGTTAGTGaatacttttatattatatgtattaatatattttaatctcATTGTAGAAGATAATTAAAATGCATATGCAAATGCAACGATTGATATAATAaacaaagaaaatattaataaaggaCTAATTCTGGATATCTTTTTCAGATGGGAATGCGTAGACATGCTCAATTTCTTGCTCGGACAGTTATGATTCAAGATAATAATGTAGAAAAAGCTTCTCGtttgttaaataatatattgTCAAAAGAAGGTATTTTTGAACAATTTAGACGTACTAGATATTATGAAAAACCTACCCAAGCAAGAAGGAGgattaattttgaaatatgtaaaGCTATTTATGCTGAGGACATGAATAGAAAAGTTCAGtttattttaagaaaaaatagagaaaatccATATCCTGGCTCTGACTAAACTGTAATTATGTTTTAATTAAGTGTCTTGTATAATTCTAAAGTCATCTGTAAATTTGTATGCATATAATATAGTGGTAAATATCCTTACTTTATGTGTATTCTGTATAACTGGTTAAAAGacgttaaataaattacaaacctACGCCGTCGGTATGTCAGAAGCTGATACACAAAGTTCCATTTAATGTCACGTCTATTTTATCCTTAGCCAGTTATATCATCGCATTTGTATCTCGTTTATGGTCATATGTCATATATTATTTCATGCTGAATCGGTAACGTCAGAAATTAcacaaaaaattacaaaaaaaaagttCAGAAGACGCGGAATAAGATGATACATTGGATATTACATCAGCTTGTATTTCTTGTATTAAACTACAGTTTCAAATAAATTGTATCTAAAAAggaatacatatacatataatccaAAGTACGATTTGTGTCGTGGCGCCATCCTATGAACTACTTGAACCACTGATTTCTTTAAAACTTGATGGATAAGGGTCACTTTTCTGTTTgtgaaattttttaaacaattttcatCTCTGGTATAATAGATAtcattttcattttaaaattaattataaagaaTTTTTCAGTGTATTAATGGAAAAACAAAATGTCGTTAAGATACACTGTAATTTCATAATTATCGATTTAAAAGGATATGAGATACGATATAAACAGGGACCAGCTTCTTTTGtggtataaattataaataccatttcttaaaaattttgccaaaaaattgatatacaaaatttttaaaacaataataaaatctCCTAATAAATATTCCAACACTCTGATTAAttcaaaggaaaagaaaatgtAACATGTGATAACATAGGTAAGCAGAGACTATTTCAAGTAAATAACATTTGTAGCTTAATCCAGACATTTCCATGTAGGTAATATTCCTAGCTTCGTACGGAATAATTTTGCTTCAACGTACAGAGTATCGGAAATTTGAATATCAATTTGCATTAAGGTGATAATATCGCGTCATACTGTCCTAAGTGACGTAGAACCATTTTGTAGATTTAAGAAAACAGGTTGATTTAAAATTCGTTTCCTACAATTTTTTAAGGGTTCATCATTTAACATTTAtccttatttttatatattgtttctTATCCAAAGTTACGAGAtgagaaatttatgaaaattaaatgaaatataataccAAAAATATCGTAAGCTACGTTGCAACTAATTTTATAAAGAATTTGAAGTATATCGAACAAATATTATCAAAGGTGCCAGAGTAAACAGCATGTTTTTGACAGATATTTTCAACGTTGTTTTCAACGTTGTAACTTCATTGACTGTTCGAATTTCAAAAAAACCTTTTACCGTAGTATTCTAGGTAGCACGTGAAAccaaacaatatatatatatttccaatttCTCACATTTACAAGATGCTATACTGTATTAATCCTGTGACGTGTAACTAGAAATGACGAGTTTTgtcgttttttaaatttacatttgtttACAGTACTCAAGAAAATTACGTGTGTATTACAATGGTAAGCGTTAACAGTAAGCGTAATCTAGTTCTCATGGAAAATCACTTCTGGCTTTTTTTAATAACGCTGCATTGTTCTTTAACGAGAATAGTTGAGCTAGTTATCGTTGGTTGCAATTGAAGCGATCTTGATATAATTTGCGAATCGATTAGCAAGTTGCAACTTGCAACTCATCGAAAGTGAAATGTAATGAAGCAGAAAGTTATCTTTCTCGGTATTATTTAGAGTTACAACATAAAACCTTAAAGATAGATCGAATATGTTTGGATGTAATTGTCTAAAATTAAATCAGTATTTTCTTAATGATCTTAAAACAACGTAATCGTACGAAACGTGCACACACGCAAACATAGGAAAGTGACAATCGTATTAAATTTCTTAACGTTATTTCTCCTTTATTATTAAGATTAAATgcttgtaaaattaaaaatgaagtTTCTTTACTTAATGAATACATTATCTATAATGAGTGATATGAATCGGAATAAATTGTGCGATctgtattaattaaaataaagaaaataataatacacaGTATATAGAACATAACCAGTAATTACGCGTAATATCTAATGTGTAACGTGTAATGATACAATAACAGATGTGTATATAAGGAAGGAGATACGAATGAAGTAATAATGTTTATCAGTTTATACGTAAAACGCAATTATAGTTTGATTTGTTTATGAGGAACGTTCACTTGCTTGCGTCTTGCACGTATATTGGCAAAATAGTTTATTATTCAAGAGTAATAAGACTACGTGTATATGTCTGCTATCTTGAAATATACTTTCTTCAGTAGTCTGTATATTTTCTGCTAGGGCCTAGATCCACATTTAGAACGTTGGTAATAAGAACGTAAACGTACCCGTGACGCGCATGATGGATTATGAATCGCCCTAAATCTTAAATTTTCTCGTAACCTGTTATTGAGAATCCGATTATGTGAATTAAACAGAGGGCAATTCTAAAATATAATCTTTTAAATAATTCAGTAAACCTATCGTGATATTTTATGGCTCTAAAATCTATGTTTCTGTGAGTATGTTTAGAGTTTAAAAAgtctttaatttttataatttacgtTTCTCAAAATGCAATTTGTTTAATTTCCCTGAGGAAATGTTTGGAAAAAAATAGAAGATAAGCCATTTTACGATGTAAGATCTCAAGTAATATTTTCATGTTAATATAAGAAGTTACGGTGAGTTCATTAAAAAGGAGAAATGTCGTTCGTGCGTTATGTATCTATATCGGTCTTCTGCAAAAACATAGTCTGCGATGGTAAAACTTTCTCCAAGTAGTGCACCATTTTTCCTAAGTAATtttcgttatctttactttggAAAGAACTTTAATCTAGTTTTTGAAATCATCTCACGAACTTCAGGTTCTCGACTAAAAAGATCGtgaaatacaaaattttatttcgcttatttttgttttatgtttcaTTGATTCTTTGCTTCCACTGTATAAATATCTTGGCGTGTACAATAATTAACTTCTGATACGATAAGTACGTAAATAATTTTGCAGtttacaagaaaaaaaaaaaaaattcaccaTAGTAGAAAGAGGACAAAACTCTCATTGTAATATGACGGACGCATTAAGAAAAAATGATTAGGAGATTTTACGTAATCAAAAGATACGGGAAATTATTCGACTAAAATAATCTGAATAATGACTTTTTTTGTCCTGTCTACGCTGGTATTCCTGTTTTTCCTTCTTGCTAGGGAACTTGGCACCACTATCCATTCATTTTTGCTATGTATTCAATTTTCGCCAAGTTGGCGAATTCATTGCCAAGAAAACCGACAAAACGTTTTGTCTTTGCTCTGGTTTCAGCACGCGAAGTAGAAAACACGGAGAACGAAGACGGAGCTTGTaaaaaacaattcaacgaaatttGTCCTCTTGGATGACAAGCGCGGATTAGGAAGTCAAGACGTGAAACGACGAatacttttattaaaattaaaaagttctaAAAAAGAAAGTTAGAAACTGAAGgataaaattatatatcttatatatatataatcttatatatcttatatatcttatatatcttatatattatataatcgaTAGATtatatatctctttttcttccaaccggtttatttatttgcattttttatAGATTATCTTCTGACGGTCTACAGACTGTCAGAATTAGAATTTACAAGTCGTTCTAAGAAAAACAATTTTGCGCGCACATTTTACGATCAAATGTTTATCAAAGTGACGCACTAACTGTTTACAATCCGTAATTTCCTCGATAGAATCGCTCATTCAGATACGAATTTCATTTATGCGATTTGAAGAAAGGAAAATGTACAGAACGCGCGTGATACacattatttatgtaaaatatccGAGGTATACtaaatatagtaaatatatatatatatatatataatatagttaCGATATTTAGCGAGTGAAACAA
This portion of the Bombus affinis isolate iyBomAffi1 chromosome 1, iyBomAffi1.2, whole genome shotgun sequence genome encodes:
- the LOC126920920 gene encoding 28S ribosomal protein S21, mitochondrial encodes the protein MGMRRHAQFLARTVMIQDNNVEKASRLLNNILSKEGIFEQFRRTRYYEKPTQARRRINFEICKAIYAEDMNRKVQFILRKNRENPYPGSD